A genomic stretch from Pseudooceanicola aestuarii includes:
- a CDS encoding branched-chain amino acid ABC transporter permease has product MVTGNTSSTAAPSDPGTSHAGPGRRITLYLLGAVLLVLLLAPAFVKNFFVFQMTLWLIYAIAILGLNLLTGTSGQVSLGHSAFYAVGAYTAAILLDQTSIHYVLTLPVAALIGFGAGFLFGFPALRLTGVYLAMATFALAVATPPIIKLHVFEQWTGGVQGLFVDKPSAPMGLPISDDAWLYYLTLGVGVLVFLFGSSLLNSRTGRACLALRDNPIAASAMGVNVALYKTLIFGLSAAIASIAGALSAIAVQFVAVDSFTFQLAILLFVGMIVGGIGWLPGSLVGAAFVIFVPNIADGISQGLSGAVFGALLLLVIFVLPNGAQQIAAWLYTRLGGGKRAG; this is encoded by the coding sequence ATGGTTACAGGCAACACCTCCAGCACCGCCGCGCCTTCCGACCCCGGAACATCCCATGCAGGCCCCGGGCGGCGCATCACCCTGTACCTGTTGGGCGCAGTGCTGCTGGTGCTGCTGCTCGCCCCTGCATTCGTGAAGAACTTCTTCGTGTTTCAGATGACGCTCTGGCTGATCTACGCCATCGCGATACTGGGGTTGAACCTGCTGACAGGCACAAGCGGCCAGGTCTCCCTGGGCCACAGCGCCTTCTACGCGGTGGGGGCCTATACGGCGGCGATCTTGCTGGATCAGACCAGCATCCACTATGTTCTGACCCTGCCCGTTGCGGCGCTGATCGGGTTCGGCGCGGGTTTCCTTTTCGGGTTTCCGGCGTTGCGGCTGACGGGGGTCTACCTGGCCATGGCGACCTTTGCCCTGGCGGTGGCCACTCCCCCGATCATCAAACTGCACGTATTCGAGCAATGGACCGGCGGTGTGCAGGGCCTGTTCGTCGACAAGCCTTCTGCGCCCATGGGCCTGCCGATTTCCGATGACGCGTGGCTTTATTATCTGACGTTGGGGGTCGGCGTGCTGGTCTTCCTGTTCGGCTCTTCTCTGCTGAATTCGCGGACCGGGCGCGCTTGCCTGGCGCTGCGCGACAATCCGATCGCGGCATCAGCCATGGGTGTGAATGTCGCGCTTTACAAGACGCTGATCTTCGGGCTCAGCGCAGCGATTGCCAGCATCGCCGGGGCGCTCAGCGCGATTGCCGTGCAGTTCGTGGCCGTGGACAGCTTCACTTTCCAACTGGCGATCCTGCTATTCGTCGGGATGATCGTGGGCGGGATCGGCTGGTTGCCGGGATCACTGGTCGGTGCGGCCTTCGTCATCTTTGTCCCCAACATCGCAGACGGCATTTCGCAGGGCCTGTCCGGAGCCGTCTTCGGCGCGCTGTTGCTGCTGGTGATCTTCGTGCTGCCAAACGGCGCCCAGCAGATCGCCGCCTGGCTCTACACCCGGCTTGGCGGAGGGAAGCGCGCAGGGTAG
- a CDS encoding LysR family transcriptional regulator → MDLKQLSYFMLIHEHGSISKAAAAAGVVQPALSSQIRKLEAEFGVPLFVRTHRGVVPTPAGDRIYQLAVSITANIADAKQELSALVEADKVGGRIKVGFPPSLARGIFSPLMTNFTRDFPNVQVTMMEAFSGTLTEWVIDGRIDFAIGAVPVDVAGLRQRKIHTDNIVLISGQPIAGGQLEPCRLDNIPGLKLILPSQAHSFGTVVRQYLEEGKIVADATVEVDGTSGGIALARSTDWAGLCPFCAVHGELERNQIYVNPIVAPELKWDLYLLYDQKRPLTAAAHRFISLVERELAQLKKTWTELSQATAIA, encoded by the coding sequence ATGGATTTGAAACAGCTATCGTATTTCATGCTCATCCACGAACACGGCAGCATCAGCAAGGCCGCCGCTGCGGCAGGTGTCGTGCAACCCGCGCTGAGCTCGCAGATCAGAAAGCTGGAGGCCGAGTTCGGTGTTCCGCTTTTCGTGCGAACGCATCGCGGTGTGGTGCCCACGCCGGCAGGTGACAGGATCTACCAGCTTGCCGTGTCCATCACCGCCAACATCGCTGACGCCAAGCAGGAGCTTTCGGCCCTGGTGGAGGCGGACAAGGTCGGTGGCCGGATCAAGGTCGGCTTTCCACCGTCGCTTGCGCGGGGGATATTCAGCCCCCTGATGACCAATTTCACCAGGGATTTCCCGAACGTGCAGGTCACCATGATGGAGGCCTTCAGCGGCACCCTGACGGAATGGGTGATTGACGGGCGTATTGATTTCGCCATCGGGGCGGTGCCGGTGGACGTCGCTGGACTGCGCCAGCGCAAGATCCATACCGACAACATCGTCCTGATCTCGGGCCAACCCATCGCCGGTGGCCAGCTAGAGCCGTGCCGGCTGGACAATATCCCCGGTCTCAAGTTGATCCTGCCGTCGCAGGCGCACAGTTTCGGCACGGTGGTTCGGCAATATCTCGAAGAGGGCAAGATCGTTGCCGACGCCACAGTGGAGGTGGACGGGACTTCGGGGGGGATCGCGTTGGCACGCTCCACCGACTGGGCCGGTCTTTGCCCGTTCTGCGCCGTGCATGGGGAACTGGAGCGCAACCAGATCTACGTCAACCCGATCGTGGCGCCCGAACTGAAGTGGGATCTCTACCTGCTGTATGACCAGAAACGCCCCCTGACCGCCGCGGCCCACCGGTTCATTTCCCTGGTGGAACGCGAACTCGCCCAGTTGAAGAAGACATGGACCGAGCTGAGCCAGGCCACGGCGATCGCCTAG